In a single window of the Harpia harpyja isolate bHarHar1 chromosome 3, bHarHar1 primary haplotype, whole genome shotgun sequence genome:
- the RWDD2A gene encoding LOW QUALITY PROTEIN: RWD domain-containing protein 2A (The sequence of the model RefSeq protein was modified relative to this genomic sequence to represent the inferred CDS: inserted 1 base in 1 codon), giving the protein MRAPLPPAARAAAAAEGPRSGAEAAAPATPGRGLCAAASPQRLPPGRRRQEEPPRLASPPXWRLPSAAAVERPAAQAMAVTVKECLELQLLEVEMLLSMFPKEGEINLDEDAVSSVQHYLRNDDGALPPQLEYSIAVDVGEARVKVELWVLLPHMYPHVAPQLFARSNALHRQQQLQLNTGLASHISSLDSGELCICGAVQWVKDHSLPYLENSKISSESASKEVVVKETLHRMWIYSHHIYRQELRKKIFDCARKLNLTGFCLTGKPGVICVEGLRENCEEFWRVIRYPKWKHISCKHVENIETEGSIDNFHLFRAFEDLQFQAHGDYGLRNDYHMDLGQFLEFLKKHQSGHIFQILFGVEGKLSDK; this is encoded by the exons ATGCGCGCCCCCCTCCCGCCGGCTGctcgcgccgccgccgccgctgaaGGGCCGCGCtccggggctgaggcggcggcccCAGCGACCCCGGGCCGGGGGTTGTGCGCTGCTGCCTCCCCTCAGCGGCTCccgccggggaggcggcggcaggaagagccgcctcgcctcgcctcccctc GGTGGCGGCTGCCCTCCGCCGCGGCGGTGGAAAGACCTGCGGCCCAG GCAATGGCCGTCACAGTAAAAGAATGCCTGGAGCTCCAGCTGCTGGAAGTGGAAATGCTCCTTTCAATGTTTCCCAAAGAAGGTGAAATAAATCTGGATGAGGATGCTGTGTCCAGCGTGCAGCACTACCTGAGAAACGATGATGGAGCTCTGCCCCCACAGCTCGAATATTCAATCGCTGTTGATGTAGGGGAGGCAAGG GTAAAAGTGGAATTGTGGGTACTGCTGCCTCATATGTATCCTCACGTAGCTCCTCAGCTTTTTGCAAGATCAAATGCACTGCACAGACAGCAACAGTTGCAGCTCAACACTGGTCTTGCTTCTCACATCAGCTCTTTGGATTCAGGTGAACTATGTATATGTGGAGCTGTGCAATGGGTGAAAGACCACAGCCTGCCTTACCTGGAAAACAGTAAGATCTCATCTGAAAGTGCTTCAAAAGAAGTTGTAGTTAAAGAAACGTTGCACCGCATGTGGATCTACAGCCATCACATATATAGGCAGGAACTGAGGAAAAAGATTTTTGATTGTGCAAGGAAGTTAAATCTGACTGGCTTCTGCCTAACAGGGAAACCTGGTGTCATCTGTGTGGAGGGACTCCGAGAAAACTGTGAAGAGTTCTGGCGTGTTATTAGGTATCCCAAATGGAAGCATATTTCATGCAAGCATGTGGAGAATATAGAAACAGAGGGAAGCATTGATAATTTTCATCTCTTTCGTGCTTTTGAAGACCTACAGTTTCAGGCACATGGTGATTATGGCCTGAGGAATGACTATCACATGGATCTTGGCCAGTTCCTAGAATTCCTGAAAAAACATCAAAGTGgacacatttttcagattttatttggtGTTGAAGGCAAACTTTCAGACAAATAA
- the PGM3 gene encoding phosphoacetylglucosamine mutase isoform X2 — MDSEALKKYSALHPKPPGLTLQYGTAGFRAKAEQLDHVMFRMGLLAVLRSKAMVSTIGIMVTASHNPEEDNGVKLVDPLGEMLHPSWEEYATQLANAEEQELQKVIIDICQKAAVNHHKDALVFIGRDTRPSSEKLSQSVIDGISVLGGQYHDYGLLTTPQLHYMVCCQNTQGQYGKATLEGYYEKLSKAFTELIKQSPSAGESQRHLKIDCANGIGALKLSEMEPYFPKEVIIHLFNDGTKEKLNHLCGADFVKVHQKPPRGLDMKPNERCCSFDGDADRIVYYYKDTTGHFHLIDGDKIATLISIFLKELLAKVGETLHMAVVQTAYANGSSTRYLEETLKVPVHCVKTGVKHLHHKAQEFDAGVYFEANGHGTVLFSKAAETKIRQLAKEGKDDEKREAAKVLENMIDLINQTVGDAISDMLVIEAILALKGLTVQQWDAIYTDLPNRLLKVQVADRQVIVTTDAERCVVTPLGLQEKIDALVKKYKLSRAFVRPSGTEDVVRIYAEADTQENADALAHEVSLAVYHLAGGKGAPPQPI, encoded by the exons ATGGATTCTGAAGCCCTTAAAAAATACTCAGCGTTACATCCTAAACCTCCTGGACTTACTCTTCAGTATGGCACCGCTGGATTTCGCGCCAAGGCCGAACAGCTTGATCACGTCATGTTCCGCATGGGCTTGTTGGCAGTTCTCAGGTCCAAAGCCATGGTATCTACTATTGGCATCATGGTTACAGCATCTCACAATCCTGAA gaaGACAATGGTGTAAAGCTGGTTGATCCTCTTGGAGAAATGCTGCACCCTTCCTGGGAAGAGTATGCCACACAATTAGCAAATGCAGAGGAGCAAGAATTACAGAAAGTAATAATTGATATCTgccaaaaagcagcagtgaaCCACCACAAAGATGCTTTAGTTTTTATTGGTAGAGACACCAG GCCAAGCAGTGAGAAACTTTCACAGTCAGTAATAGATGGTATCTCCGTTCTAGGTGGTCAGTACCACG ATTATGGTCTGTTGACAACACCACAGCTACATTACATGGTCTGCTGTCAGAACACCCAAGGGCAGTATGGGAAGGCAACGCTGGAAGGTTATTACGAAAAACTATCCAAAGCTTTTACAGAACTGATAAAACAG TCTCCCAGCGCTGGGGAGAGTCAGAGGCACCTGAAGATTGACTGTGCCAATGGAATAGGAGCCCTGAAACTATCAGAAATGGAGCCCTACTTTCCAAAGGAGGTGATAATTCACCTATTTAATGATGGAACCAAGGAGAAACTCAATCACTTATGTGGTGCAGATTTTGTGAAAGTTCACCAGAAACCACCTAGAG GGCTAGACATGAAGCCCAACGAGAGATGCTGCTCATTTGATGGTGATGCAGATAGAATTGTTTACTACTATAAGGACACAACTGGCCATTTCCACCTTATTGATGGAGATAAAATAGCAACTTTAATTAGTATCTTCCTTAAAGAACTTCTTGCCAAG GTGGGAGAGACCTTACATATGGCAGTGGTACAAACAGCATATGCCAATGGGAGTTCGACACGCTACCTTGAGGAAACACTAAAG GTACCTGTGCACTGTGTCAAAACAGGAGTGAAACACTTGCATCACAAGGCCCAGGAGTTTGATGCTGGCGTTTATTTTGAGGCAAATGGACATGGTACA GTATTATTTAGTAAAGCTGCTGAAACTAAAATAAGACAACtggcaaaagaggggaaagatgatgaaaaaagagaagcagcaaaggtgCTTGAAAACATGATTGACCTGATTAATCAG ACAGTTGGTGATGCCATCTCAGACATGTTGGTTATTGAAGCAATCCTGGCTTTGAAAGGTCTGACTGTGCAACAGTGGGACGCCATCTACACTGACCTTCCAAATCGGCTGCTCAAAGTTCAG GTTGCAGACAGGCAAGTTATTGTCACAACAGATGCAGAAAGGTGTGTGGTTACACCTCTGGGACTACAGGAGAAAATTGATGCACTTGTAAAGAAGTACAAATTGTCACGAGCATTTGTCCGTCCATCAGGAACAGAAGACGTAGTTAGAATATATGCTGAAGCAGACACACAG GAGAACGCAGATGCCCTTGCCCATGAAGTAAGCCTGGCTGTTTACCACCTCGCTGGTGGAAAAGGAGCACCGCCCCAGCCTATATAA
- the PGM3 gene encoding phosphoacetylglucosamine mutase isoform X1, producing MDRSGSGPPCSPTEGFDMNEMDSEALKKYSALHPKPPGLTLQYGTAGFRAKAEQLDHVMFRMGLLAVLRSKAMVSTIGIMVTASHNPEEDNGVKLVDPLGEMLHPSWEEYATQLANAEEQELQKVIIDICQKAAVNHHKDALVFIGRDTRPSSEKLSQSVIDGISVLGGQYHDYGLLTTPQLHYMVCCQNTQGQYGKATLEGYYEKLSKAFTELIKQSPSAGESQRHLKIDCANGIGALKLSEMEPYFPKEVIIHLFNDGTKEKLNHLCGADFVKVHQKPPRGLDMKPNERCCSFDGDADRIVYYYKDTTGHFHLIDGDKIATLISIFLKELLAKVGETLHMAVVQTAYANGSSTRYLEETLKVPVHCVKTGVKHLHHKAQEFDAGVYFEANGHGTVLFSKAAETKIRQLAKEGKDDEKREAAKVLENMIDLINQTVGDAISDMLVIEAILALKGLTVQQWDAIYTDLPNRLLKVQVADRQVIVTTDAERCVVTPLGLQEKIDALVKKYKLSRAFVRPSGTEDVVRIYAEADTQENADALAHEVSLAVYHLAGGKGAPPQPI from the exons ATGGACCGCTCTGGTAGCGGTCCCCCTTGCAGTCCCACCGAGGGATTTGATATGAACG AAATGGATTCTGAAGCCCTTAAAAAATACTCAGCGTTACATCCTAAACCTCCTGGACTTACTCTTCAGTATGGCACCGCTGGATTTCGCGCCAAGGCCGAACAGCTTGATCACGTCATGTTCCGCATGGGCTTGTTGGCAGTTCTCAGGTCCAAAGCCATGGTATCTACTATTGGCATCATGGTTACAGCATCTCACAATCCTGAA gaaGACAATGGTGTAAAGCTGGTTGATCCTCTTGGAGAAATGCTGCACCCTTCCTGGGAAGAGTATGCCACACAATTAGCAAATGCAGAGGAGCAAGAATTACAGAAAGTAATAATTGATATCTgccaaaaagcagcagtgaaCCACCACAAAGATGCTTTAGTTTTTATTGGTAGAGACACCAG GCCAAGCAGTGAGAAACTTTCACAGTCAGTAATAGATGGTATCTCCGTTCTAGGTGGTCAGTACCACG ATTATGGTCTGTTGACAACACCACAGCTACATTACATGGTCTGCTGTCAGAACACCCAAGGGCAGTATGGGAAGGCAACGCTGGAAGGTTATTACGAAAAACTATCCAAAGCTTTTACAGAACTGATAAAACAG TCTCCCAGCGCTGGGGAGAGTCAGAGGCACCTGAAGATTGACTGTGCCAATGGAATAGGAGCCCTGAAACTATCAGAAATGGAGCCCTACTTTCCAAAGGAGGTGATAATTCACCTATTTAATGATGGAACCAAGGAGAAACTCAATCACTTATGTGGTGCAGATTTTGTGAAAGTTCACCAGAAACCACCTAGAG GGCTAGACATGAAGCCCAACGAGAGATGCTGCTCATTTGATGGTGATGCAGATAGAATTGTTTACTACTATAAGGACACAACTGGCCATTTCCACCTTATTGATGGAGATAAAATAGCAACTTTAATTAGTATCTTCCTTAAAGAACTTCTTGCCAAG GTGGGAGAGACCTTACATATGGCAGTGGTACAAACAGCATATGCCAATGGGAGTTCGACACGCTACCTTGAGGAAACACTAAAG GTACCTGTGCACTGTGTCAAAACAGGAGTGAAACACTTGCATCACAAGGCCCAGGAGTTTGATGCTGGCGTTTATTTTGAGGCAAATGGACATGGTACA GTATTATTTAGTAAAGCTGCTGAAACTAAAATAAGACAACtggcaaaagaggggaaagatgatgaaaaaagagaagcagcaaaggtgCTTGAAAACATGATTGACCTGATTAATCAG ACAGTTGGTGATGCCATCTCAGACATGTTGGTTATTGAAGCAATCCTGGCTTTGAAAGGTCTGACTGTGCAACAGTGGGACGCCATCTACACTGACCTTCCAAATCGGCTGCTCAAAGTTCAG GTTGCAGACAGGCAAGTTATTGTCACAACAGATGCAGAAAGGTGTGTGGTTACACCTCTGGGACTACAGGAGAAAATTGATGCACTTGTAAAGAAGTACAAATTGTCACGAGCATTTGTCCGTCCATCAGGAACAGAAGACGTAGTTAGAATATATGCTGAAGCAGACACACAG GAGAACGCAGATGCCCTTGCCCATGAAGTAAGCCTGGCTGTTTACCACCTCGCTGGTGGAAAAGGAGCACCGCCCCAGCCTATATAA